The Chitinivibrionales bacterium nucleotide sequence CTGGGAAGGGCGGAGGCGAAGGTGCACGACATGCCGCTTGAAAACGTCCATTTCCACGAGGTGGGCGCGGTCGACACGATTGTTGACATTGCGGGAATATGCCTCGGCCTTGATTTTCTCGGCATTGACGAGATACGGTTTTCCGCCCTTACCGACGGCAGGGGAACGGTGGAGACCCTGCACGGCGTCATGCCGGTGCCGGTGCCCGCAGTCGCCGCGATGGCCGAGGGATTTGTCTTGAAGATCCTTGATGTCCCCACGGAACTCCTCACGCCCACGGGCTGCGCGGTACTCACCGCGCTTGGCAAACAGGAAACGGCCGTGAGCGGAACAATCATCAAAACGGGATACGGCTGCGGCGACAAGGTTCTCAAGGAAACACCCAACGTGCTCCGCGTCTTTCTTGTCAAGGCAGACCCGCAACAGCCGGGCGACTGCGTCAATGTCATTGAATCGGACATGGACCATATTTCCGGCGAGATCATGGGCCACGCCGCCGCGCTCCTGATGCGCCAGGGCGCGCTCGATGTTTCCTGGACGCCGGTGTTCATGAAAAAGGGGCGTCCCGGCTACCGGCTCACCGTGCTCTGCGCGCCGGACAGGCAGCAGGAGTTCATCGACACCATCATGCTGCACACGCGCACGCTCGGCGTGCGCGTGCATCAGGCCGGCCGCGTTGTCGCGGAAAGAAAGCCCGGAACCGGCCGCCTGCGGGGACAGGTGATTGCGGTGAAGGAGTGCTCGTACAAAGGGCGCTCGTTTACAAAGCCGGAATATGAGGCCCTGGCGAAGATGAGCGGAAAGACGGGCGAGCCGGTGATCGAGCTGATGGAGGAGTTTACAAAAGCGGAAAGATAAGGGCGATACATCGTTTACACAAGGAATTAATTCCATCATGTTGATCGGTCTTGCGCGACAGCCAGAAGCGAGAGGCCGGGTAAGAACGGAAGCAGCTTTGTCCAGCCGGCCTCGGCCGCGAGAATCGTCTTAAGGACAGAATTGAGGGGATCTGGAATTTCGGACATGTCACTCTTGCTTAACTGCCGATTTCCCTGATAAATTCTTCTGATCCACCTAACCAAAGCGATCGGCGGAAACAGCGTAACGTTGAGCCATTCAATGCTCACCGGTGAAAATCCGCTTTTCAGCAGTGCACGCTCCAGGCTCCACCTCGAGTAGCGGCGTTCGTGGCCGAGGGCGCGGTCGTGCGCGCCGAAAAGGAATGGATGGGCCGGGACGGAGATAACGAGCATGCCGTTCGGCGAGAGAGCTTGCCGGATGGAGGTCAACAGAGCTATTTCGTCGGGGACATGTTCCATGGTGTCAAAACATACCGCGCCGTCAAATGAGTGTTGGCAAAATGGAAGGGAACATCCCATGGCCTGGACACAGACCAATCCTTGACGTTTTTTCGCATATGATAATGCATCCTTCGAAATATCTACGCCCACGGAACGCAGGCCCACCCGCCGAAGCTCCAAAGAGATGATGCCGGTGCCCATTCCAACATCAAGGATGAGGTCGCCCGGCCTAAAGTACTTCGAGACTCTTTGCAGGTAGTTGTGACGCATCCCCGCGAACCACCAGTGAGATGCTTCCAAAGAAAACATTTTTACATATTCTTTTCGGTCCATGGCAGTTTTCCATATCTGTGGTGGATGCGGATGACATCAATGAGCATTTGCACCGAATCGTGAATGGGGTGCACTCTGCTCGGTGTGGAATTCATCCA carries:
- the larC gene encoding nickel pincer cofactor biosynthesis protein LarC translates to MMKTLYFDLMSGASGDMILSALVDVGVPKAYLGRELSRLRIPGFAFDVEKRKRSGISCLHLRMKWDTPRSYRHLRQILDMIKKANYKRSVYERCEAVLMRLGRAEAKVHDMPLENVHFHEVGAVDTIVDIAGICLGLDFLGIDEIRFSALTDGRGTVETLHGVMPVPVPAVAAMAEGFVLKILDVPTELLTPTGCAVLTALGKQETAVSGTIIKTGYGCGDKVLKETPNVLRVFLVKADPQQPGDCVNVIESDMDHISGEIMGHAAALLMRQGALDVSWTPVFMKKGRPGYRLTVLCAPDRQQEFIDTIMLHTRTLGVRVHQAGRVVAERKPGTGRLRGQVIAVKECSYKGRSFTKPEYEALAKMSGKTGEPVIELMEEFTKAER
- a CDS encoding class I SAM-dependent methyltransferase; its protein translation is MDRKEYVKMFSLEASHWWFAGMRHNYLQRVSKYFRPGDLILDVGMGTGIISLELRRVGLRSVGVDISKDALSYAKKRQGLVCVQAMGCSLPFCQHSFDGAVCFDTMEHVPDEIALLTSIRQALSPNGMLVISVPAHPFLFGAHDRALGHERRYSRWSLERALLKSGFSPVSIEWLNVTLFPPIALVRWIRRIYQGNRQLSKSDMSEIPDPLNSVLKTILAAEAGWTKLLPFLPGLSLLAVAQDRST